The genomic segment TGGCTGCACACGCTTGCCGCCCGGATGACCCCGGCTCCCTTCTGCTCCGGCGATCTTATACGTTATATTCCAATTGCCTACGAGCATTTTCTGTGAACGAACCGGACTTGATCACCCGCCTCGCCGCGAAGGGCGACGGCGTGACGGCGAGCGGTCGTCATGTGGTTCTCGCCGCTCCGGGGGACCTGGTGGAGGCGGACGGCACGCTCCACCCCGGTCCGCATCACGTCGCCCCGCCATGCCGGCATTTTCCGACCTGCGGTGGATGCCAGTTGCAGCACGCAGACGAGGAGACGCTGGCCGACTTCGTGACCCAGCGAGTCGAGAACGCCGCCCGCGCCCAGGGTCTCGTCCCCCGCGCACTCGCGGCGCCTGCCATGTCTCCGCCTCGCTCCCGCCGCCGTGCAAGCCTGAAGATCGCGAACGGGGGTGGCAGGCCGATCATCGGTTTCACCCAGGCTGGCTCGCACCGCATCGTCGACATGCGCGAGTGCCACGTCCTGCTCCCCGACCTGTTCGCTCTGGTTCCCAAACTCCGCGACTACTTCGCCGGAAAGAGGGGAAAATATGCGATCGGCGCCGAGATGGCGCGCAGCGACCAGGGTGTCGACCTCGGACTGACGGGCTTCTTTCCCGATGGTCTTTCCGAGACCGAGGCGCTGCTCGATTTCGCGCGCGATAACGGCCTGGCGCGTCTGACGCTCGATCAGGGGTACGGCGCGGAAGGGTTCTGGGAGCCGGAGCCCGTGACCGTCACGCTCGGCGGCCACCGCGTATCCTTTCCCGCCGGGGCGTTCGTGCAGGCGACTGCGCAGGCCGAACGGGCGCTGACCGGGGCCGCCCTGGAATGGCTCGACGGCTGCGACCAGGTCGCCGACCTGTTCTCGGGTCTGGGAACCTTTGCAATCCCCTTGGCCGCAAACGCGAAAGTGCTGGCGGCAGAGGCAGACCGCGCGGCCGTTCTCGCCTGTCGCGGCGCCGCGAATTCCGCCGGGATTCCGGTTCAGGTCGAACACCGCGACCTGTTCCGCAACCCGCTTCGCGCCGAGGAGCTGCGAGGGTTCGACGCGGTGCTGCTCGACCCGCCGCGCGCCGGGGCACGGACGCAGATCGAGCAGATCGCGGCGAGCGGCGTCGGGCGCGTCGTCTATGTCAGCTGCAACCCGTCGAGCTGGTCGCGCGATGGGCGGGTGCTGGCCGATCATGGCTATGCGCTGGAGGAGCTGCGTCCCGTAGGCCAGTTCCGCTGGTCAACCCATGTCGAGCTGGCGAGCCTGTTCGTGAAGCACGACTAGCAGGCGCTCGGCCAGCCAGTCGGCGTCCTCGGGCGCGGAGAAGGCGTGGTCCGCCTGTTCGCGCTTCATGATCCGATCATCGTTCTCCGGCCAGCTTCGCGCAAATGCCTGTGCGGTGCGGTCGCGCCCCGCCAGGAGAATTTCGACAGCCCCGTGGTAACGCGCAAGACCCGCCGCCATGTCCTCGA from the Aurantiacibacter spongiae genome contains:
- a CDS encoding class I SAM-dependent RNA methyltransferase yields the protein MNEPDLITRLAAKGDGVTASGRHVVLAAPGDLVEADGTLHPGPHHVAPPCRHFPTCGGCQLQHADEETLADFVTQRVENAARAQGLVPRALAAPAMSPPRSRRRASLKIANGGGRPIIGFTQAGSHRIVDMRECHVLLPDLFALVPKLRDYFAGKRGKYAIGAEMARSDQGVDLGLTGFFPDGLSETEALLDFARDNGLARLTLDQGYGAEGFWEPEPVTVTLGGHRVSFPAGAFVQATAQAERALTGAALEWLDGCDQVADLFSGLGTFAIPLAANAKVLAAEADRAAVLACRGAANSAGIPVQVEHRDLFRNPLRAEELRGFDAVLLDPPRAGARTQIEQIAASGVGRVVYVSCNPSSWSRDGRVLADHGYALEELRPVGQFRWSTHVELASLFVKHD